From the Alkaliphilus flagellatus genome, the window ATATGCGTTTTTCTGAGTTCGAAGTACCTCCTATGCAAGATGTATTAATAGTTGGAAAACGGGCTCCAATTGGACCAGAGGCAGCAAGAAGAATGGTAGATATATTATCTCCAGATCAATATGAAATAGTAAGAATTGAAGATAGGTATTTTGAAGCAATTGTGGTAAGAAAATCTTTATTAAATATGCTTCCTCAAGATAAACTCATTAAAATGATAATGGAGGAAGGAGGAAAAATTGCTAACGATACTATGATTATAAGAGCTCAGATACGAATAACTCTTAATGTTAGCAAATCTATTGATTTATGGTAAAAAAAGTTTTAAATATATCAGAAAAGAAATTAATGAAAGTTGATGTTTTAACTGGCGTAAAAAAAATCCAAAATATCTTTTATGAACAAAGTATAAAATGTTTCTCTGTTTATGATAACGATAAAATTGTGGGCGTAATTACAGAGAAAGAACTTGTAGTTGCCCACCCTAATAGAATAGCTGCTGATGTTATGTCTGATAAATATATTTGTGTTGATTTTTCTACATCTGTATGGGAAACAAAAAAAATATTTGAGTTAAATAAAGGTATTGAAGTTATATTTGTGCAGGATGAAAATGAGATTATAGGATACTTAACTAGGATGATCTTAAGTATAGAATTAGGAAAATCTGTTGATCTATTAACAGGACTATATAAAAGTGATTATATTTTTTACAATGCATATAATCTTTTTAAAAGTGAGGATAATATATCTATAATATTTATTGACTTAGATAATTTTGGATATATAGATAAAAAATATGGACATATAATTGGAGATTCCGTATTGAAAAAAGTAGCAGATATATTGAAAAAAAGTATTAACAAAGATTCTTATTTGTGCAGATATGCAGGAGATGAATTTGCAGTAGTAACCCCATATTCTATAGATGATAGTAAAAGACTTGCTCAGAATATCATAAAGGCTATAAACTCATACATTTTCCCTGATAATATACAAGTTTCTGCATCAATTGGTATTACAGGTTGTAGCACACATAATAAAAAAGTAGACAATATTTTAGAATTAATAATTAACATGGTTAATATCGCAAGTTTATCGTCTACGAGAGCAAAACAAAAAGGTTATAATTCTATTAGTATTAAGAACATTGATATAGATGCAATCGCATAAACAGGCTGAATATTTACTAAAATTATTTTTATAAAAACTTGGTAGATGTTTATTAATTTAAGAATAGATATTATTAATGTGCACTTAATTTAATTTCTTTTATATTATGTTATTCATTTAACTATATTTTAAAGGAATTGAAGATAAGTGCACTATTTTTTATAAATTAGTTATTTTAAATATAAACTTAAAAATTCATAGATTAAGTTTACATAAAGGCAGTATTCTTATCATATCTTGTAAAAAGAGATCTTTATAATGACTATTATTAAAAATAACAAGGGTTTATTTTATGAAGTTAAAAGTAGAAGATATTTTGTAAGGTATGGTGATTAAATTGTCTAATTTTTATACCAGTATAGTACATAACTTTTTAATTGCTTTTGGCGTAGTGATTGGAGCAAGTGTTTTTGCAGGTATAGGAGCTATCATAACGGATTATCCACCACTTAAGCTTATGCTTAATATATCTAGTTCTATTAAAATATGGGCAATGGCAATTGCTATTGGTGGAACGTTTTCTTCTTTTGCGGTAATAGAGAAAGGTCTATTTGAAGGCGAGCTCAAATCTATTATAAAGCAGATTATATATATACTAGTAGCTCTGTTAGGAGCAAATACAGGATATAGTTTTATTAAGTTGATCCAGAGGTGTGGCGAAATATGGGGCAATTAAAAAATAAGGGTCAAAAATTTATTTTATGTTTTATAGCAGGTTTAGTAACTGGTATATTAATAGGCACAGCTATCTTATCTATTATAGTTAGTTATAGAATGGATATGCATTATAAAAAAATCGCATACCTCGAAACAACCATTCAAGATAAAAATGCTCGACTTGAAAAATTAGAAAAATCAATTAATACTCAAAATATTATACTTAAGGATATAGAAATAATTTTAATTTTCGATGGAGATGAAATGGATGAGATAGATGAAATAGAAATAGAAAAAGCTATAAAAGAAAAATACAGTACACTATTAGGGAAAGAAGTCAAAAATATTGATCCGGATATACTTATAGAAGTAGCAGATAAAAGAATTTTAAAGATAGAAGATAGAGAATATAGATTACATATCAATAAATTAATATTAACAGAGATATTAAAAATTTTTATAAAAGTTGAAATATAAATTTTCTCATAAGAATAATCGATTAAAATCAAGATAAATGAAATGTTGATTGAGTCCATAAAAATTGTGTAAAGTCAAAGACTCCTAAAGACAATACTATAAATGTCTGTAGGAGTTTTTTATTGGTAATTAATGCTTAGAAAGAAGCAAAAATTTAAAAAATCTTTTTAAAAGAGAAATATAATGATTAATAATTAATCATTATGTCATAAAAAAACATTACTTATTATAAGAAGAAATAACTACATTTAAGTAACCCCAAAGATTTTGTTTGCTTTTATCGTCTAATTTTCTATAGGATTCAATTAGCTGTTTTTCATCTTCCGTATATTGACTAGAGAAATACTCTTCTTTTGTTTCCTTAATACTTTGAAGACTTAAGTTAGGATCAGGCTCTTCGCCAGTTAATATCCAGTCTATAGATATATTAAATATTTTTTTAAATTGTATTAAAGCATTTGCGGAGGGTAGAAACTTATCATTTTCAAGTTCACTAAGATTACCAGTAGATAATCCAGTAATTTTGTTTATATCAATTAAAGTTAAATTATTAGCTTTACGTGCAAAGCGAATTCTTTTTCCTATAGTATCCATTAAAATACCTCCTTCTACAAATTATCTTTTATCAGAAAAAACTATCAAAAACATTTGACTTTATCTGATAAAAGAGATAACATTGATTTATGATTAACTTTTAATCTTTATTATTGTATCATAAATATCTTATAAAAGAGAATGATAGATTTTGTTATGTAACAGGGGGATGATTTTGTGTGAGAAAAAGAAAGTTAACTAACTTTGGAGAGCAAGTTAAGAAACGATTATTTTATTTAAATATGACACAAAAAACACTGGCAAAAAAGGTTGGAACATCAGAAGCATATCTTAGCATGATTTTATATGGGGAAAGATCAGGATCAAAATACAAGGATATGATAGAAAATATTCTTTTAATGAATACTGGTCAAAATACAGAAAATAAAAAATAGAGCATAGGGAATAAGTATAAAAAGATTTTTGGGGGGCTATTTTAATGAATAGAAACAAGTATGACAATAAAGGAATTGTTATTAGTAAAGAGTATAATGAATTATTAGAATTGAAGAAAGACATGGAGAAAATGAAAGACAGATTAAATGCTTTAGTTTCTGTGGAAAAAAATAATGTAAAAGAAGATATATTAGATTTAAGTAGAAAGTTAGATAACATAATTTTAAAGTATATCTTTTTGGAAAAACATTTAAAATCTAAAATTATGATTAAAAAGTAAATAAAAGTATACATCTAATTTTGATAAGTATTAATTTTATATAAAATAAGCCACTCAATTCGAATCTAACATAGATATAGGGTGGCTTTTTTATATCTTACTGTATTCTTAAGGTAGTAATACAAATATTTGTTATATAAGTATAATTAAAGATTCCATAAAAATCCTCTTTTTTACTTTTAAAGGATAAATGTTTGTGATAAAATATTTTTTATACCAATGGTTGTATATTTCAACAAAATTAAATTGTAGTAATTGATGGATACTATTGTTCAACTAAATAGAAAGATATATAAAGAATGATTAATGGGTAATATAAACAAAGGTCTAGGCAAGATAAAGTCTTTGTTTGAACTTTGCTAATGAGTGATTGTAAAGAATACAAGGTTAAAATCAAATAGAAAAAGGTGATAATATGTGTGGAATAGTAGGATATATAGGAAATAGAGACTCTGTAAATGTATTAATCGACGGATTAGAAAAATTAGAATATAGAGGTTATGACTCAGCTGGTATAGCTATACTGAACGACAATAATAATATAGAAATGAAAAAATATAAAGGTAGACTAGCTATATTAAAAGAAAATATAAAGGAAGTCAATATAAAAGGAAACTTAGGGATAGGCCATACAAGATGGGCCACTCATGGAGAACCATCAGATAGAAATTCCCATCCTCATCTAAATCCATCTAAAACTATATCTGTAGTTCATAATGGTATAATCGAGAACTTTAATCAGTTGAGGGAAGAGCTTCAAGGAAAGGGATATGAGTTTTTATCAGAAACTGATACGGAGGTTATTCCTCACCTTATAGATTATTACTACAATGGAAATTTATTAGATGCAATAAAAAAGGCAATAGAAAGATTAGAAGGAGCATTTGCTATTGTAGTAATGTCGAAGGAAGAACCTGAAAAGTTAATTGCTGTAAGAAAAGATAGTCCTCTAATCATCGGTGTAGGAGAAGGTGAAAACTTCATAGCATCAGATATACCTGCAGTTATAAACTATACAAGAAAAATATATTTATTAGAAAATGAAGAAATGGCGGTATTAGAGAAAGATAATATATCCATTATGGATTTTAAAGGTAATGTAATAGAAAAGGAAATTTATAATGTAACTTGGGATATAAGTCAGGCAGAAAAAGGTGGCTATGACCACTTTATGATAAAAGAAATATTTGAACAGCCAAAGGCATTAAGGGATACAATTTCTCCAAGGATAACAAAGGATGGTAGTATTAAATTAGATAATATTAATATTACAAAGGAATATATAAAGAATATAAATAAAATATATATAGTTGCCTGCGGTACAGCTTACCATGCTGGAATAGTAGGAAAAAGTTTAATAGAAAAGTATGCTAAAATACCTGTGTTAACAGATGTAGCGTCAGAGTTTAGATATAATAATCCATTTATAGATGAAAAAACTTTAATGATAGTTGTAAGTCAATCTGGTGAAACAGCGGACACGTTGGCTGCATTAAGACTTGCAAAGGAAAAAGGTGCACGAACATTAGCTCTATGTAATGTGGTAGGAAGTTCTATAGCTAGAGAAGCTGATGATGTATTTTATACATGGGCAGGGCCAGAAATAGCAGTAGCTTCAACAAAGGCTTATACAACCCAAGTAGCTGCTTTTATTATTATAGCCTTATATCTAGGAAAATTAAATGAAAATATAAGTGATAGTGAATATAATACTATTTTGAAAGAGGTCATAAAACTGCCTGAAAAGGTTGATTATATATTAAATGATATTTTCAAAGTAAAGGATATTGCATCCAATATGATGAATCAGGATGATATATTTTTTATAGGAAGAGGAATAGACTACAATGTAGCTATGGAGGGTTCTTTAAAATTAAAAGAGGTATCCTATATACATTCAGAAGCTATGGCAGCAGGAGAGTTAAAACATGGTACCTTAGCATTAATAGAAGAGGGAACGCCTGTTATAGCCCTAGCTACTCAAGATAATCTTTATGATAAGATGATAAGCAATATAAGAGAAGTAAAAGCAAGGGGAGGATATATAATAGCAGTTTCAAAGGAAGGGAATACTTCAATAGAAAAGTCTGCAGATAAAGTAATCTATATACCTGATACCATGGATGATATTATAGGTATACTATCGATTATTCCGCTACAGTTAATATCCTATTATGTAGCCTTAGGAAAAAATTGTGATGTAGATAAACCAAGGAACTTGGCAAAATCCGTTACTGTGGAGTAGTGTGGAGTGAATTATAAACATTTTGTAGTTTTTAAAAAAAGTTAAACTGTTTTAAAAAAGTTAAATCGAAATCATCTCTTTATGGTAACATATACCATAGAGAGGTGATTTTTTTGTCTAAAAGAAAAAGAAATATAAATGAGGATAAAATAAAAAAATATATAGATGAGGGTAGGGGGCAAGGAGTTGGATAAAATTATAAACCATGGATAAAGAGTCAGGATGTCCCATCTTTGGGAAGAGCAACAAGGCTAAAAGGAATTAAAACTAATAGACAGCATGAGTTTTTATCAGATTTAGAGATAGATAGTTACGAGGGGGTTTATTAATGAAAATGAATGAAAAAACATATCTAAGTATAGAAGAGATTATTTCATTACCAACTTTATCAAGTACAATCATAAGTGATGATGGCAAAAACGTAGCATTTGTTAAGAAGACAACTAACTGGAAAGACAATAAATATAGGAATCATGTATGGATATATGAAAAAGATAAGGGGCAGTGTTACCCATTAACGACTAGGGATATAGATAGTACATACCCATTATGGTCTCCAGATTCTAGAGATATCGCATACCTTAGCCCAGTTGGTGACGGGGATAATAAGAAAAATCAGATCTTTGTTAAGTCAATAGATGGTTATAGTGGGGTTCAAATTACTGATGAGGAAGAAGGGGTCAGTAAATTCAAATGGGAGCCTACTGGCAAGGGCTTTTATTATGTTGCACAGTCAAAAGAATCTGAGTCGATAAAGAAACGTAAGAAACTATATGGAGATTTCCATCATATAGACAAGGAATACCAGAATAATTGTTTATATTACATTGAAATAGAAAAAATGATACAAAATAATAAATATGAACACCCAGAAAATTCTGATAGTGCTGGTAAGGATAAAGATGAACACGAAAATAGCGTTGTTTATCAACTAACTGATGGTAAGGATTTTCATATCCATGAATTTGATATTTCAAATGATGGGAAAAAGGTTGTATTTATGGCTACACCAAGCCCAAATATGGGAGATTATATTAATGGAGATCTATACATACTAGATATTAAAGCTGGAGAGCTACAAAAGATGAATATAGATAAGTTGTTGGGAGGGAGAGTTTGCTTTTCTCCTGAAGGCACTAAAATATGTTATTCAGCAAGCATAAGGGAGAAGGATTACTATAAGACCCATATACAAGACAGTACACTAGAGATATACGATATTAATAGTGGAGAGCTAATTCACCCTTTGACAGATTTTGATAGTACGGTTATTCCATTACGATGGACAAATAAAGGAATTTTAATTAGATGGCAGAATAAAACTAATTATCTTATTGGGTTGCTATCTGAGAATGGCACTGTGGAAATGTTAAGCGAAAAAGTAGATAGCTTTATAATGGATGCTTCTATAACAAGGGATGGAAATCATATATCCTATAATAAGGCTATAACAAATGAAACCTTTGAAATCTATTTAGACGATAAAAAAATAACGAATGAAAATAGCTTTTTCAAAGAAAAGCTTAAAAGTAACAGGGAAATAATCTCATGGCAAAGTAGTGATGGTCTTGAAATAGAGGGAGTTTTATCAACCCCAGTAGAGTTTGACGCAAATAAAAAATATCCCTTATTAGTGGTAATCCATGGTGGTCCGGATTGGGCATCCTTTCCAATATTTTCAGACTGTTTTAATGAGAAATATCCTATTGAACAGTTTATCGAAAAAGGCTTTATAGTTTTAGAACCAAACTACAGGGGAAGTTCTGGTTATGGTAATGAATTCTTAAAAGCAAACTATAGAAAACTGGGAATTGCTAACTACGATGATGTTATATCTGGAGTGGATAAACTAGTTGACAAAGGGATTGCAGATAAAGATAGAGTAGGGGTTATGGGATGGAGCAACGGGGGATATATATCAGCTTTCTGTTCTACATTTAGTAGTAGATTTAAAGCTATTTCAGTTGGAGGTGGAATTACTAATTGGAGTACCCATTATGTAAATACAGATATACCTTACTTTATTAGGATGTATTTAGGAAATAATCCATGGAATGATCCAGAGATATATACTAAAACATCACCAATGACATATATTAAATCAGCCTGTACTCCCACCTTAATCCAACATGGCGAAAAGGATGCAAGAGTTCCAGCTCCAAATGCATATGAGCTATATCAAGGATTAAGGGATATGGAAGTTGATACAGAATTAATTATATTTAAAGGAATGGCATATAGTTCTGACCAGCCAGGAATTAATGTGGCTATTATGAAGCAGAATTTGATGTGGTTTTCACACTATATTCTTGGAGAAAGTATGAAAGATTTTAGGGTTTTATGATTAATAAATGGATATCCTCACAGGATACATAAGAATGAAACAGTCTTCATAAGGAAGCTTTTTTTCTTATTTAGCCTGTGATTGTAGCTCTATGATTTCCATGTGAATTTCCACTGTATAATACTCTAGCAACTACATTGACTTACAATTTTATAGCAACGTTATGGCATTAAGCTCCCTGTACCTTTGTAGGGGTACGGAAACGATTCGTGTAAAAACTGCAATAGGATAAAAACGTGGCTCAGATATGGAAAATTACATATTTGCCACGTTTTCTTCTTATAAAAGATTAATTAGACCTAGAAGGCAAAGTAGAGATAAGAAATGGATACTTCAGTACAACTGATTTATCTACGGGACAAAAAAAGATATATTAAATAAAATGATCAAACTTTTTTAAAAAAATGAATGTGGGTAAAATGCCAAAGAGCTAAATTTTGATCAAACTTTTTTTAACACCTACAATTACTTATGAAACACTTAATATTTTTAGTAATCATTGTTTTTGAAAATTTGATTATAGACAGTAAATGCATCCAAAATATTGAACTGCTCCGTCTGAGGATTTCCATCTGCATTAGCAGTCACCAAAATATATTCCTTGCCATCTATTTTTGCCAAACTAGCAAGGCATAGTTGGGCTTCTTCCGTATAACCAGTTTTTCCACCTTCGATAATACCGTTATTTACATCTTGTGTATCCATTTTTTTGAACATCGTGCTTTGAAAAGTGATTCCATCGGGGTGAAGATTCGTTGCTTTTGTCGTATAACGTTTTGAGGTATATACTTCTCGAAATGTATCGTTTCGCAATGCATATTCCAGTAATTTTGCAATATCATTTACAGTGCTATAATGATTGGTATCATGTAGTCCTGTAGAATTAGTAAAATGAGTATTATTCATTCCTAATTTTTTAGCCTTTTTATTCATTAAACTTACATAATTTTCTTCTGAACCTGCGATTGCATCAGCTAACCCGATAGAGCTTTCTGCTCCAGATGGTAATAAGACTCCATAAATTAAATCGATTGCTGCTACCTTTTCATTGGGTAAAAAACCTGCCATAGAAGCATTTTTAGAATACAATTCCTGAAACATATCTTCTGACAGATGGATTATTTCGTCTAAATCTGGTAGATTTTCAATTGCTAGTATTGCTGTCATAATTTTTGTAAGGGATGCTGGGTAGATTCTTTCATCAGATGATTTATTTAATAATATCCCATAATCATCTAAAGAAATGAGAATGGCGTTTGAACTATACAAGCCATCAGTTGCAATCTGGTTAATTTCCTTGTAAATTCTTGTTTCTTGGGTTTTTACAGGTGATTCTATTTGTTGGTTATTTTTACTTATTAGACTATTTGGCAAAAATAAAGCTATGATACATACCGCACATACACATAGTATTGATAGAACACATTTTATTTTTCTCTTTTTTCTTTTATATTTTTGTCTATCAGCTCTCATTTTAATATTCCTCCTTAAATGCAAATTACAATATTATCTTACAACATAATTCTAATAAAATTGAATATTTTTTGTGTAAACAACGGCTTATAGATTTATTAAGATTCCCTTATAGACTACTTAATATTTACAGTATTTAAAACTATATTAAAAATAAAAAAACACTATTCTTTTATGAAATTTTATATCATACAGGAATAGTGTTTCTTAGCTATTGATTACGCCCGGTATCTTTATATGGAATATTGTATAATCATCGTTACTTTCTGCATGAATTTCACCTTCATGTAAGATTACAATTTCCTTGGCAATAGCGAGACCTAGCCCAGCATTGCCGGTGTCTGTTCCTCTGGATTCATCCAGTCTATAAAATTTTTCAAATATACTATCTAGTTTTTGCGGCGGAATACTTTTTCCATAATTTTTAAAGGTTATAATGGCATTGTGTGATTGTTTATAAACATCTATTATGATTTTGCTATTTTTATCACCATATGCAATTGCATTTTTAAATACATTATTAAATACTCGTGCCAGTTTATCTGAATCGCCACAAAGCATAATATCGTCTTCTGCATTTACTACAACCTCTTGCTTTTTTTCAGAAAGCATTGGATAAAATTCATCTGCCATTTGAAATAACATATAGGATAGATTAAAGTCTTTTTTATCTAATACAATGGTCTGGAGATTATATCTTGTAATTTCAAAAAATTCATTGATAAGTTTTTCCAGGCGATTTGCTTTTTCTAAAGTAATTTCCATATATTTTGCCCTTTGTTCAATTGGCATATCTGGTATTTCTGACATTAAATCTAAGTATCCGATAACTGAAGTAAGAGGAGTTTTTATATCATGTGCCAAATAAACAACTAAATCATTCTTTCTTTGTTCTGCCTGTTTTGCATCTCTTTCTCTCTTCTCCAGAATATGTTTAAACATATTTAGTTTAGTTTCCATGAAGCTCATTTCTGGGGATAGTTCAATTTCATCATCTGAACCCTTCATCAAATCGTCCATACCCTTATCAATTTCATCAAAGTACCTTGTAACCCAAGAAATAGCAAATTGAAAAATAATTAAGAAAAAAATGCCACTTAAAACTAACATAATTTTATCCCTGTTATTACGGAATATATATTGATGAATAATCACTGCATCTGAATCAGATAAATAAAATGTATTTCGTAAGAAATCTACAATCCAATTACCAAAATGACCCCGTAATACTGAACTTAATAACATTAAAAACCCAACGCTTGCTAAAATAAGTATTAATACCTTAAAGAATATTTTTCGCTTGAATGCTAAATAATCATTTCTTCTAGTTTTATTAGTTTTCAATTTTATAACCAACTCCCCATACGGTTTTGATATATTTCGGATTTTCAGCTGAATCATTCATTTTTTCTCTTAAGTGTCTAATGTGAACCATAATGGTGTTGTTACTGCTGCTAAAGTATTTATCCCCCCAAACGTCATGGAATAACCTGTCAGAGCTTACGACCTGACCTTTATTCTCACATAAAACCCATAGAATTGAAAATTCTGTAGGAGTCAAGGACAATGGTTTTTCATTTAAAAAACACTCATGAGTATTTTTGTCTACCACTAGACCTCCTATAGAAATTATGTTTTCTTTTTGAGATTTGTCTAATTGGTTGTATTTCGTGAACCTTCTTAATTGAGCCTTTACTCGAGCCACTAGCTCTAATGGTCGAAATGGCTTTGTAATATAATCATCTGCACCTAATGTTAAACCTGTGATTTTATCTATTTCTTCATCTTTTGCAGTCAACATAATGATTGGAAAGTTATAAGAATCTCGTATTTTTTGACAAATGGAAAATCCATCTATATCTGGAAGCATGATGTCTAAAATAGCCATATCCAACTGTTCGGTTTCTATAACTTTCATTGCTTCTGCTCCTGTATAACACTTGAACACTATGAAATTTTCATTTTTTAGATACAATTCGATTAAATTAGCAATTGCTTTTTCATCTTCAACTATTAAAATTTTAGTATACATATATTCACCTTCTTTTTTTATATCTAGTTATAAGAGTACTTCAACCCTTATTCTGATTTATTTTTATTTACTTAAAGAGTCAAATTTTGTTCTTGAGTACTTACTTTTGCATATATAAATACCACAATTGAAATATTCTTCTATAGTAATTTATATCATTATAGTAAGTTAAACGATTAGTCCAGTCAATATACTTACTATGTAAATTGCTTATTTACAGTAATTTAGAAAAAATTAAATAAAGTAATACAAAGGATTATTTACGTTACTGTTTAATATGTTTAACAATACATTTATGTTATAATCATTACAAAAACAGAAAAAAATTAGAGTGTCATTATTTGATAATGAATCATCTGAAAAGATGTATAATAATTTTGAAGGAAGGATTAAAATATTGATAGAAGCACCCACGATTATAGAACTGTTTGGAAATTATATCTTTGATTGTTAAACTAATTGGGGTGTCGCTAGTATTGTCGCTATTAAGGGAAGATATGCAATGAAATTATTACGGTTCAATCTTTTTAGAAATTGACAATTTATATCAATTAAATAAAAGTGAGACTATACTTTGAATATAGTCTCGTTAATTACTCTAAAGTTAAAAAACTTTTATATGTGTTATCTAAGCAATAGAAGATTTTTAAATATAAATTAATAGTTTTCAGCTAAAACTTCAAAATGGCCTTGTGGGTGAATACAGGCAGGGCATAACTCTGGAGCACTTTCTCCTTCGTGTACATAACCACAGTTGTTACATTTCCAAGATGTCTTTTCTTCTTTTTTAAATACTTGATCTTTTTCAATGTTCTCTAGAAGCTTTAAATAACGAGCTTCGTGATGCTTTTCAACTTCTGCAATTTTTCTAAAGGCAACAGCTACTTCTGGAAATCCTTCTTCATCAGCAATGTTAGCAAACTCAGGGTAAAGTTCTGTCCACTCTTCGTTTTCTCCTTCAGCAGCAGCTTTTAAGTTAAACTTAGTATCACCTAAAGCAGCAGGGAAAGAAGCTGTAATTTCTAAACATTCACCATTAATTTGAGTATCTTCCTTTAAAAACTTATAGAAACGTTTTGCGTGTTCTTTTTCATTATCTGCTGTTTCTGTAAATAAGTTAGAGATTTGAACATAGCCTTCTTTCTTTGCTTGAGATGCATAATATGTATAACGATTTCTCGCTTGGGACTCTCCAGCAAAGGCTTTTAATAGATTTTCAGCAGTTTTTGTACCTTTTAAAGATTTCATATAGTGTCTCCTCCTGTGAGTAATATTTTTCAAGTAAAATTATATCATAAGATTTAGTAAGCTATATAATAATTATGTGGATTTGCTAAAAATAAGGTTATAATTAAGAAAATATAATTTAGCTAAGATTAAAAAGAGTAAGTAATAGAAAAGAAAGGATAGATTAAATGAAGAAAGCCATAAAAACTATTTCCAGGGAAAATATATATTAAAAAGCGTATTAGCATTAAGTTAGAAGTCTTTTAATTAAATATTTGTTATAAGCTTTTCAAATTGTTTAAAATAAAGCATAATTTGGTATATAATGATTGGGAAAGTTAGTTTATTAAAATGATTTATTCAAAGTTTATGCAATTGCAATTAACAAAATTTTAACAATTAAAGTTTTAAAACATAAAGGGGGAAAAGCTATGATATTTAAATGGAAGGATAGGTTTAATACAGGTATTGATGAAATTGATAAGCAACATAAACGGTTATTTGAAATTGGAG encodes:
- a CDS encoding diguanylate cyclase — encoded protein: MKVDVLTGVKKIQNIFYEQSIKCFSVYDNDKIVGVITEKELVVAHPNRIAADVMSDKYICVDFSTSVWETKKIFELNKGIEVIFVQDENEIIGYLTRMILSIELGKSVDLLTGLYKSDYIFYNAYNLFKSEDNISIIFIDLDNFGYIDKKYGHIIGDSVLKKVADILKKSINKDSYLCRYAGDEFAVVTPYSIDDSKRLAQNIIKAINSYIFPDNIQVSASIGITGCSTHNKKVDNILELIINMVNIASLSSTRAKQKGYNSISIKNIDIDAIA
- a CDS encoding YtrH family sporulation protein — translated: MSNFYTSIVHNFLIAFGVVIGASVFAGIGAIITDYPPLKLMLNISSSIKIWAMAIAIGGTFSSFAVIEKGLFEGELKSIIKQIIYILVALLGANTGYSFIKLIQRCGEIWGN
- a CDS encoding helix-turn-helix domain-containing protein → MDTIGKRIRFARKANNLTLIDINKITGLSTGNLSELENDKFLPSANALIQFKKIFNISIDWILTGEEPDPNLSLQSIKETKEEYFSSQYTEDEKQLIESYRKLDDKSKQNLWGYLNVVISSYNK
- a CDS encoding helix-turn-helix domain-containing protein; this encodes MRKRKLTNFGEQVKKRLFYLNMTQKTLAKKVGTSEAYLSMILYGERSGSKYKDMIENILLMNTGQNTENKK
- a CDS encoding Spo0E family sporulation regulatory protein-aspartic acid phosphatase, with translation MNRNKYDNKGIVISKEYNELLELKKDMEKMKDRLNALVSVEKNNVKEDILDLSRKLDNIILKYIFLEKHLKSKIMIKK
- the glmS gene encoding glutamine--fructose-6-phosphate transaminase (isomerizing); the protein is MCGIVGYIGNRDSVNVLIDGLEKLEYRGYDSAGIAILNDNNNIEMKKYKGRLAILKENIKEVNIKGNLGIGHTRWATHGEPSDRNSHPHLNPSKTISVVHNGIIENFNQLREELQGKGYEFLSETDTEVIPHLIDYYYNGNLLDAIKKAIERLEGAFAIVVMSKEEPEKLIAVRKDSPLIIGVGEGENFIASDIPAVINYTRKIYLLENEEMAVLEKDNISIMDFKGNVIEKEIYNVTWDISQAEKGGYDHFMIKEIFEQPKALRDTISPRITKDGSIKLDNINITKEYIKNINKIYIVACGTAYHAGIVGKSLIEKYAKIPVLTDVASEFRYNNPFIDEKTLMIVVSQSGETADTLAALRLAKEKGARTLALCNVVGSSIAREADDVFYTWAGPEIAVASTKAYTTQVAAFIIIALYLGKLNENISDSEYNTILKEVIKLPEKVDYILNDIFKVKDIASNMMNQDDIFFIGRGIDYNVAMEGSLKLKEVSYIHSEAMAAGELKHGTLALIEEGTPVIALATQDNLYDKMISNIREVKARGGYIIAVSKEGNTSIEKSADKVIYIPDTMDDIIGILSIIPLQLISYYVALGKNCDVDKPRNLAKSVTVE
- a CDS encoding S9 family peptidase, whose amino-acid sequence is MKMNEKTYLSIEEIISLPTLSSTIISDDGKNVAFVKKTTNWKDNKYRNHVWIYEKDKGQCYPLTTRDIDSTYPLWSPDSRDIAYLSPVGDGDNKKNQIFVKSIDGYSGVQITDEEEGVSKFKWEPTGKGFYYVAQSKESESIKKRKKLYGDFHHIDKEYQNNCLYYIEIEKMIQNNKYEHPENSDSAGKDKDEHENSVVYQLTDGKDFHIHEFDISNDGKKVVFMATPSPNMGDYINGDLYILDIKAGELQKMNIDKLLGGRVCFSPEGTKICYSASIREKDYYKTHIQDSTLEIYDINSGELIHPLTDFDSTVIPLRWTNKGILIRWQNKTNYLIGLLSENGTVEMLSEKVDSFIMDASITRDGNHISYNKAITNETFEIYLDDKKITNENSFFKEKLKSNREIISWQSSDGLEIEGVLSTPVEFDANKKYPLLVVIHGGPDWASFPIFSDCFNEKYPIEQFIEKGFIVLEPNYRGSSGYGNEFLKANYRKLGIANYDDVISGVDKLVDKGIADKDRVGVMGWSNGGYISAFCSTFSSRFKAISVGGGITNWSTHYVNTDIPYFIRMYLGNNPWNDPEIYTKTSPMTYIKSACTPTLIQHGEKDARVPAPNAYELYQGLRDMEVDTELIIFKGMAYSSDQPGINVAIMKQNLMWFSHYILGESMKDFRVL